The following coding sequences are from one Carassius gibelio isolate Cgi1373 ecotype wild population from Czech Republic chromosome B7, carGib1.2-hapl.c, whole genome shotgun sequence window:
- the LOC127962020 gene encoding CD48 antigen isoform X5: MQARSPYHRISVIFAASSSEEDITGYSGQSVVLKSGGDRSWNLSRVQWSIYQNTTFIAGLKNGEVLIYPFWRHQGRLELNNETGDLTIRNVTVDDSMTYDVALVTSDGSRRQSKVRLTVRESLKTPDIQTTLHSLIDNKCYIALKCIASGQNVNLSWTPDDEFDGSYISGTPNSADSSLVLFASFSGNRNITFNCTASSGQQTMTRQMTVGCSDEKQKCEVCTAGSSCTSYVMWTIVLTAAVLGLAYLCTKYKEKIIQGLLNFIRNISNTSLGSCGFQEKQDTA; the protein is encoded by the exons ATGCAAGCTCGTTCACCGTATCACCGGATCTCTGTTATTTTCGCAGCGAGCAGCAGTGAAGAAGACATCACTGGTTACAGTGGCCAATCAGTCGTCCTGAAATCTGGAGGAGACAGATCATGGAACCTCAGCAGAGTCCAGTGGTCCATTTATCAGAACACCACATTCATTGCGGGTCTTAAGAATGGTGAAGTGCTTATTTACCCGTTTTGGAGGCATCAGGGTCGACTTGAGCTCAACAATGAAACGGGAGATTTAACAATCCGTAATGTGACCGTGGATGACAGCATGACATATGATGTGGCTTTGGTCACCTCAGATGGCTCACGGAGACAATCTAAAGTTCGTCTCACAGTTCGAG AAAGTCTCAAGACACCAGACATCCAGACGACGCTTCATTCCCTCATTGACAACAAGTGCTACATTGCCCTTAAGTGCATTGCATCTGGCCAAAATGTGAATCTGTCCTGGACGCCTGATGACGAGTTTGACGGATCGTATATTTCAGGAACCCCAAACTCTGCTGACTCTTCACTTGTTCTTTTTGCATCATTTAGTGGCAACAGAAACATTACGTTTAACTGCACTGCTTCCAGTGGTCAACAGACAATGACCAGGCAAATGACAGTGGGATGTTCAG aTGAAAAGCAGAAGTGTGAAGTCTGCACCGCTGGCAGTTCATGTACTTCCTATGTGATGTGGACTATTGTGCTTACAGCTGCAGTTTTGGGCTTGGCATATCTATGTACAAAATATAAAG AAAAAATTATTCAAGGACTCCTCAATTTCATCCGAAATATAAG caaCACCAGTCTTGGCTCCTGTGGTTTTCAAGAGAAACAAGACACGGCGTAA
- the LOC127962020 gene encoding CD48 antigen isoform X6, translating into MSLCGVVLLCIVCIHQASSSEEDITGYSGQSVVLKSGGDRSWNLSRVQWSIYQNTTFIAGLKNGEVLIYPFWRHQGRLELNNETGDLTIRNVTVDDSMTYDVALVTSDGSRRQSKVRLTVRESLKTPDIQTTLHSLIDNKCYIALKCIASGQNVNLSWTPDDEFDGSYISGTPNSADSSLVLFASFSGNRNITFNCTASSGQQTMTRQMTVGCSDEKQKCEVCTAGSSCTSYVMWTIVLTAAVLGLAYLCTKYKATPVLAPVVFKRNKTRRKMKKGPLA; encoded by the exons ATGAGTCTGTGTGGAGTTGTGCTGCTGTGTATTGTGTGTATCCATCAAG CGAGCAGCAGTGAAGAAGACATCACTGGTTACAGTGGCCAATCAGTCGTCCTGAAATCTGGAGGAGACAGATCATGGAACCTCAGCAGAGTCCAGTGGTCCATTTATCAGAACACCACATTCATTGCGGGTCTTAAGAATGGTGAAGTGCTTATTTACCCGTTTTGGAGGCATCAGGGTCGACTTGAGCTCAACAATGAAACGGGAGATTTAACAATCCGTAATGTGACCGTGGATGACAGCATGACATATGATGTGGCTTTGGTCACCTCAGATGGCTCACGGAGACAATCTAAAGTTCGTCTCACAGTTCGAG AAAGTCTCAAGACACCAGACATCCAGACGACGCTTCATTCCCTCATTGACAACAAGTGCTACATTGCCCTTAAGTGCATTGCATCTGGCCAAAATGTGAATCTGTCCTGGACGCCTGATGACGAGTTTGACGGATCGTATATTTCAGGAACCCCAAACTCTGCTGACTCTTCACTTGTTCTTTTTGCATCATTTAGTGGCAACAGAAACATTACGTTTAACTGCACTGCTTCCAGTGGTCAACAGACAATGACCAGGCAAATGACAGTGGGATGTTCAG aTGAAAAGCAGAAGTGTGAAGTCTGCACCGCTGGCAGTTCATGTACTTCCTATGTGATGTGGACTATTGTGCTTACAGCTGCAGTTTTGGGCTTGGCATATCTATGTACAAAATATAAAG caaCACCAGTCTTGGCTCCTGTGGTTTTCAAGAGAAACAAGACACGGCGTAAGATGAAGAAAGGTCCTCTTGCATAA
- the LOC127962020 gene encoding CD48 antigen isoform X4 — MSLCGVVLLCIVCIHQASSSEEDITGYSGQSVVLKSGGDRSWNLSRVQWSIYQNTTFIAGLKNGEVLIYPFWRHQGRLELNNETGDLTIRNVTVDDSMTYDVALVTSDGSRRQSKVRLTVRESLKTPDIQTTLHSLIDNKCYIALKCIASGQNVNLSWTPDDEFDGSYISGTPNSADSSLVLFASFSGNRNITFNCTASSGQQTMTRQMTVGCSDEKQKCEVCTAGSSCTSYVMWTIVLTAAVLGLAYLCTKYKEKIIQGLLNFIRNISNTSLGSCGFQEKQDTA; from the exons ATGAGTCTGTGTGGAGTTGTGCTGCTGTGTATTGTGTGTATCCATCAAG CGAGCAGCAGTGAAGAAGACATCACTGGTTACAGTGGCCAATCAGTCGTCCTGAAATCTGGAGGAGACAGATCATGGAACCTCAGCAGAGTCCAGTGGTCCATTTATCAGAACACCACATTCATTGCGGGTCTTAAGAATGGTGAAGTGCTTATTTACCCGTTTTGGAGGCATCAGGGTCGACTTGAGCTCAACAATGAAACGGGAGATTTAACAATCCGTAATGTGACCGTGGATGACAGCATGACATATGATGTGGCTTTGGTCACCTCAGATGGCTCACGGAGACAATCTAAAGTTCGTCTCACAGTTCGAG AAAGTCTCAAGACACCAGACATCCAGACGACGCTTCATTCCCTCATTGACAACAAGTGCTACATTGCCCTTAAGTGCATTGCATCTGGCCAAAATGTGAATCTGTCCTGGACGCCTGATGACGAGTTTGACGGATCGTATATTTCAGGAACCCCAAACTCTGCTGACTCTTCACTTGTTCTTTTTGCATCATTTAGTGGCAACAGAAACATTACGTTTAACTGCACTGCTTCCAGTGGTCAACAGACAATGACCAGGCAAATGACAGTGGGATGTTCAG aTGAAAAGCAGAAGTGTGAAGTCTGCACCGCTGGCAGTTCATGTACTTCCTATGTGATGTGGACTATTGTGCTTACAGCTGCAGTTTTGGGCTTGGCATATCTATGTACAAAATATAAAG AAAAAATTATTCAAGGACTCCTCAATTTCATCCGAAATATAAG caaCACCAGTCTTGGCTCCTGTGGTTTTCAAGAGAAACAAGACACGGCGTAA
- the LOC127962019 gene encoding SLAM family member 5 isoform X1, protein MNVLQESCCSILGVLLLFLLQGSCSDADTDVVQKAVGDSLELIADYPKDDLEVQWKYNETIFAEYRNSDLQKVKSELFNGRLKMYKDNISVRVTDLRLQDSGSFSIIAEGKSEQHKTKFIELHVHELVRDVQIEFSESWLQSKNICVFDLQCLSSGDPKPSYSWSAPQIQTRGAHLNISLGPEENTTLTCTANNSYSANHTTRTLVCTERAEDSSVLPEQDAGFPLEYWLIAVGAGVGVVVVVIFSTTLAVCCRRRTIKEKGESEAGITVYEDVNIDGPAKNRSESVANGMSIYETVKDTKPSQNLPQTLYDKINYQRHPAASTSTSAGTSCSFQEVLIGPP, encoded by the exons ATGAACGTCCTTCAAGAGTCCTGCTGCTCCATCTTAGGAGTCCTCCTGCTTTTCCTTCTCCAAG GCTCATGTTCTGATGCAGATACAGATGTTGTGCAGAAAGCTGTTGGAGACTCACTGGAATTAATCGCTGATTATCCAAAAGATGATCTTGAAGTGCAGTGGAAATATAATGAGACTATATTTGCTGAGTATCGTAATAGTGATTTACAAAAAGTAAAATCTGAATTATTTAATGGAAGGTTAAAGATGTATAAGGACAATATTAGTGTAAGAGTAACAGACCTTAGACTTCAGGATTCTGGAAGTTTCTCTATTATTGCAGAAGGAAAATCTGAACAACATAAAACAAAGTTCATTGAGCTTCATGTTCACG AGCTCGTCAGAGACGTTCAGATTGAGTTCAGTGAGTCCTGGCTGCAATCAAAAAACATCTGCGTGTTTGATCTTCAGTGTCTGTCGTCCGGTGATCCCAAGCCCTCCTACAGCTGGAGCGCTCCTCAGATCCAGACTCGAGGAGCTCACCTGAACATCAGCCTCGGTCCAGAAGAAAACACCACCCTCACCTGCACAGCCAACAACTCCTACAGCGCCAACCACACGACACGGACTCTAGTGTGCACAGAGAGAGCTGAAGATTCAAGTGTGTTGCCAG AGCAAGATGCAGGGTTTCCTCTGGAGTATTGGCTGATTGCGGTTGGCGCCGGTGTCGGTGTCGTTGTTGTGGTCATATTCAGTACAACGCTCGCCGTGTGCTGCAGGAGGAGGACTATTAAAG AAAAAGGAGAAAGTGAGGCTGGCATAACAGTCTATGAAGACGTGAACATTGATGGCCCGGCGAAG AACCGCTCTGAAAGTGTTGCAAACGGGATGTCCATTTATGAAACGGTAAAAGACACAAAACCCTCACAGAACTTG CCTCAAACCCTGTATGACAAAATCAACTACCAGCGCCACCCTGCGGCCAGCACCAGCACCAGCGCCGGCACTTCCTGCTCTTTCCAGGAAGTCTT GATTGGTCCTCCATAA
- the LOC127962019 gene encoding SLAM family member 5 isoform X4, with product MNVLQESCCSILGVLLLFLLQGSCSDADTDVVQKAVGDSLELIADYPKDDLEVQWKYNETIFAEYRNSDLQKVKSELFNGRLKMYKDNISVRVTDLRLQDSGSFSIIAEGKSEQHKTKFIELHVHELVRDVQIEFSESWLQSKNICVFDLQCLSSGDPKPSYSWSAPQIQTRGAHLNISLGPEENTTLTCTANNSYSANHTTRTLVCTERAEDSSVLPEQDAGFPLEYWLIAVGAGVGVVVVVIFSTTLAVCCRRRTIKEKGESEAGITVYEDVNIDGPAKNRSESVANGMSIYETVKDTKPSQNLPQTLYDKINYQRHPAASTSTSAGTSCSFQEVL from the exons ATGAACGTCCTTCAAGAGTCCTGCTGCTCCATCTTAGGAGTCCTCCTGCTTTTCCTTCTCCAAG GCTCATGTTCTGATGCAGATACAGATGTTGTGCAGAAAGCTGTTGGAGACTCACTGGAATTAATCGCTGATTATCCAAAAGATGATCTTGAAGTGCAGTGGAAATATAATGAGACTATATTTGCTGAGTATCGTAATAGTGATTTACAAAAAGTAAAATCTGAATTATTTAATGGAAGGTTAAAGATGTATAAGGACAATATTAGTGTAAGAGTAACAGACCTTAGACTTCAGGATTCTGGAAGTTTCTCTATTATTGCAGAAGGAAAATCTGAACAACATAAAACAAAGTTCATTGAGCTTCATGTTCACG AGCTCGTCAGAGACGTTCAGATTGAGTTCAGTGAGTCCTGGCTGCAATCAAAAAACATCTGCGTGTTTGATCTTCAGTGTCTGTCGTCCGGTGATCCCAAGCCCTCCTACAGCTGGAGCGCTCCTCAGATCCAGACTCGAGGAGCTCACCTGAACATCAGCCTCGGTCCAGAAGAAAACACCACCCTCACCTGCACAGCCAACAACTCCTACAGCGCCAACCACACGACACGGACTCTAGTGTGCACAGAGAGAGCTGAAGATTCAAGTGTGTTGCCAG AGCAAGATGCAGGGTTTCCTCTGGAGTATTGGCTGATTGCGGTTGGCGCCGGTGTCGGTGTCGTTGTTGTGGTCATATTCAGTACAACGCTCGCCGTGTGCTGCAGGAGGAGGACTATTAAAG AAAAAGGAGAAAGTGAGGCTGGCATAACAGTCTATGAAGACGTGAACATTGATGGCCCGGCGAAG AACCGCTCTGAAAGTGTTGCAAACGGGATGTCCATTTATGAAACGGTAAAAGACACAAAACCCTCACAGAACTTG CCTCAAACCCTGTATGACAAAATCAACTACCAGCGCCACCCTGCGGCCAGCACCAGCACCAGCGCCGGCACTTCCTGCTCTTTCCAGGAAGTCTTGTGA